Proteins co-encoded in one Babylonia areolata isolate BAREFJ2019XMU chromosome 5, ASM4173473v1, whole genome shotgun sequence genomic window:
- the LOC143282072 gene encoding T-complex protein 1 subunit gamma-like: MAQIIVLNQNTRRESGRKVQLGNIAAGKTIADVIRTCLGPKSMLKMLMDPMGGIVMTNDGNAILREINVQHPAAKSMIEVARTQDEETGDGTKSVIILAGEVLSVAEQFLEQQMHPTIIIAAYRQALEDLLEVLRTKVCVPVDTSDRSQMLNIVRSCLGTKFVSKWMDLACQIALDATSTVLIEENGRKEIDIKRYAKVEKIPGDTTEESEVLKGIMINKDVVHPKMRRRIQNPRIMLLDCNLEYKKGESQTNIEITKEEDFTKILQMEEEYIKKVCDEVIALKPDLVITEKGVSDLAQHFLVKAGISVIRRVRKTDNNRIARACGATIANRTDELKEDDIGTGCGLFEVRKIGDDHFTFLVECKDPKACTILLRGASKDILAEVERNLQDAMNVARNVMIDPHLCPGGGASEMALAQALNEKAKSITGVHQWPYRAISRALEVIPRTLIQNCGANTIRTLTALRAKHAQGQKNTWGIDGNTGNIVDMSEFGIWEPLSVKLQVYKTAVETAILLLRIDDIVSGTKKMDAALSGAANQEAPAPPPPGGEE, encoded by the exons ATGGCTCAAATAATAGTCCTCA ATCAAAATACCCGGCGGGAGTCGGGCCGGAAAGTTCAGCTGGGAAATATCGCTGCTGGAAAG ACAATAGCAGATGTGATCCGAACATGTCTGGGACCAAAGTCCATGCTAAAG ATGTTGATGGACCCCATGGGAGGCATCGTCATGACCAATGATGGCAACGCCATTCTGAGAGAG ATCAACGTTCAGCACCCAGCAGCCAAGTCTATGATTGAGGTGGCACGTACCCAGGATGAAGAGACAGGAGATGGGACCAAGTCTGTCATCATCTTGG CTGGAGAGGTGCTGTCAGTGGCCGAACAGTTTCTGGAGCAACAGAtgcaccccaccatcatcatcgctgcCTACAGACAGGCTCTGGAAGACCTCCTGGAAGTGCTCAGGACCAAAGTGTG CGTTCCTGTGGACACATCCGACAGGTCACAGATGCTGAACATTGTCAGGAGTTGTCTGGGCACCAAGTTTGTCAGCAAATG GATGGATCTTGCCTGTCAGATTGCTTTGGATGCTACATCCACAGTCCTTATCGAGGAGAACGGTCGCAAAGAGATTGACATCAAACGCTACGCCAAAGTTGAGAAG ATACCTGGTGATACAACAGAAGAGTCTGAAGTACTGAAGGGAATCATGATCAACAAGGATGTCGTCCACCCTAAAATGCGCAG GCGCATCCAAAACCCTCGCATTATGCTTCTGGATTGTAACTTGGAGTACAAGAAGGGTGAGAGTCAG ACCAACATTGAAATCACCAAAGAGGAAGATTTCAC GAAGATCCTTCAGATGGAGGAGGAGTACATCAAGAAGGTGTGCGATGAGGTGATCGCCCTTAAGCCCGACCTCGTCATCACTGAGAAGGGCGTCTCCGACCTTGCTCAGCACTTCCTTGTCAAAGCCGGTATCTCTGTTATTCGCCGTGTCCGCAAAACTGACAACAACCGCATTGCCAG AGCTTGTGGGGCAACCATTGCCAACAGAACAGATGAACTGAAAGAGGATGACATTGGCACTGGCTGCGGACTGTTTGAAGTGCGCAAGATTGGTGATGA TCACTTCACATTCCTGGTGGAGTGCAAGGATCCCAAGGCATGCACCATCCTGCTGAGAGGAGCCAGCAAAGACATCCTGGCCGAGGTGGAGCGCAACCTGCAGGATGCCATGAACGTGGCCCGCAACGTCATGATCGACCCACACCTCTGCCCTGGGGGTGGGGCCTCTGAAATGGCTCTGGCTCAG GCCCTGAACGAGAAGGCCAAGTCGATCACCGGCGTGCACCAGTGGCCGTACCGCGCCATCTCCCGTGCCCTGGAGGTGATCCCCCGCACCCTGATCCAGAACTGTGGGGCCAACACCATCAGGACCCTCACTGCCCTCAGG GCGAAGCATGCTCAGGGCCAGAAGAACACGTGGGGCATTGACGGCAACACTGGAAACATTGTGGACATGTCCGAGTTTGGTATATGGGAACCCCTGTCTGTCAAACTGCAGGTCTACAAGACGGCAGTGGAG ACGGCGATTCTGCTGCTGCGCATTGACGACATTGTGTCTGGCACGAAGAAGATGGACGCAGCACTGTCAGGAGCTGCCAATCAGGAagccccagcacccccaccccctggtgGTGAAGAATGA